In Paenibacillus sp. G2S3, a single window of DNA contains:
- a CDS encoding Cof-type HAD-IIB family hydrolase, whose protein sequence is MYKLIAIDIDDTLINDDKEVTPATQTALEEAVAAGVVVTLATGRAYASAQAIARQTGLNVPIITYQGALIKNLLDEKVLYERYVPQDAVHKLFTYCVEHDLHLQTYIDDKLYAREDNQKIKDYTDLNKTPYYIEPDWEKLVPQKTPKMLIIDDPTFLDELAPILRELLGDSVHITKSKPQFLEIMHHEGTKGIALEFLANHFGCDLSETMAMGDSWNDHEMLEAAGLGVAMENAIPALKEIADFITLSNNEDGVKYAIDKFILNKVN, encoded by the coding sequence ATGTACAAATTGATCGCGATTGATATTGATGACACTCTAATTAACGATGACAAGGAAGTAACACCCGCTACACAGACTGCGCTTGAAGAGGCTGTAGCCGCTGGCGTTGTTGTAACCCTCGCTACAGGCCGAGCTTATGCTTCCGCTCAAGCCATTGCCCGTCAAACTGGACTTAACGTGCCAATCATCACTTACCAAGGTGCACTCATTAAGAACTTGCTCGATGAAAAAGTACTATATGAGCGTTACGTACCACAAGATGCGGTACACAAGCTTTTTACTTACTGTGTGGAGCATGATCTGCATTTGCAAACTTACATTGACGACAAGCTGTACGCCCGTGAAGACAACCAGAAGATTAAAGACTATACGGACCTGAACAAAACGCCATATTACATTGAACCAGACTGGGAGAAGCTTGTCCCACAAAAAACACCAAAAATGCTGATTATCGATGATCCTACTTTCTTAGATGAGCTGGCTCCAATTCTGCGTGAATTGCTCGGCGATTCCGTGCATATTACCAAATCCAAACCACAATTCCTAGAAATCATGCATCATGAGGGAACTAAGGGAATTGCGCTTGAATTTCTAGCCAATCATTTTGGGTGTGATCTTTCCGAAACCATGGCAATGGGAGACTCTTGGAACGACCATGAGATGCTGGAAGCTGCCGGTCTTGGTGTTGCGATGGAGAACGCTATTCCTGCGCTGAAAGAAATTGCTGATTTCATAACCCTAAGCAACAACGAAGATGGCGTAAAATACGCGATTGATAAATTCATTCTCAATAAAGTGAACTAA
- a CDS encoding DMT family transporter, translated as MKRSRMADFSLLLVAMMWGCTFLIVQNAVKVLPPLAFNSIRFTGAALLLALITFIFYRKEWKQLSFRMVRDSLLLGLFLFMGYGFQTMGLLYTTTSNTGFITGLSVVLVPFLSLALLGHAISRFTWFSAALAAAGLYLLTFTGSALSLNKGDALILLCAIAFALQVAYTGVYAPHYPALPLATLQLAFVGLFSIVASLIVEGAAPLAHTAELIKDPDVLWALLISIGPTSAFAFWIQTACQKYTTPSRVAIIYATEPVFAVLTGLAFGGEMLGMSALLGCGCILGAMLIAELSPEPGQNQHKKSYFSKLHLFRKR; from the coding sequence GTGAAGCGTTCCCGTATGGCCGATTTCAGTCTGCTACTCGTGGCGATGATGTGGGGATGCACCTTTCTGATTGTTCAAAACGCTGTCAAAGTGCTACCACCGCTCGCGTTTAATAGCATCCGCTTTACGGGTGCTGCCCTGTTGCTGGCTCTAATCACTTTTATTTTTTACCGCAAGGAGTGGAAACAGCTAAGTTTCCGCATGGTACGTGATTCTCTACTGCTAGGCCTTTTTTTGTTTATGGGCTATGGTTTCCAGACTATGGGACTTCTATATACAACCACCTCCAATACCGGGTTTATTACCGGTTTATCGGTCGTATTGGTTCCCTTTCTTTCTCTGGCGCTACTTGGGCATGCCATTTCACGTTTCACTTGGTTCAGCGCAGCGCTTGCCGCAGCAGGTCTTTACCTGCTAACTTTCACAGGCTCTGCTTTGTCCCTAAATAAAGGTGATGCTTTGATCCTGCTCTGTGCCATAGCTTTTGCGCTACAAGTCGCATATACTGGCGTTTATGCACCTCATTATCCGGCATTGCCGCTGGCAACCTTGCAGCTCGCCTTCGTTGGACTGTTCAGCATTGTCGCTTCGCTTATCGTTGAAGGAGCTGCACCACTGGCACACACCGCAGAGCTTATCAAGGATCCAGACGTTCTCTGGGCACTTTTAATCTCTATTGGCCCTACCAGTGCTTTTGCCTTCTGGATTCAAACCGCCTGCCAAAAGTACACTACGCCATCCCGGGTAGCTATTATTTATGCCACAGAACCTGTATTCGCTGTTCTGACAGGCTTAGCCTTTGGTGGGGAAATGCTCGGTATGTCCGCTCTGCTCGGTTGTGGTTGTATTCTGGGGGCTATGCTTATAGCAGAGCTGAGTCCGGAACCGGGTCAGAATCAACATAAGAAGAGTTATTTTTCCAAATTACATCTATTTAGAAAGAGATAA
- a CDS encoding metal-dependent hydrolase, producing MMGRSHLIISTGVTLSVMSLMSHEITIPVIAVAALSSLLPDIDEPNSLLVRKAIPEFLLRVLQIALIGAAIYLYFAGIVERPWNIVLALLVGSVSFLPSRKLRHLVMILIAIALFAFGEAYDPWNYIAACVLVVSSIVPHRGLTHTLYGVAGWSALLYFASAGINDGGSLWIAGGMSYALHLLADSLTQRGITPLPPIPFKLRLKLMSTGTKKGGAVENICIMLTLAFVVYVFILSP from the coding sequence ATGATGGGCAGATCCCATTTAATAATTAGCACTGGGGTTACCCTATCTGTAATGAGTTTGATGTCGCATGAGATTACGATTCCGGTTATTGCGGTCGCAGCATTAAGTTCCTTGCTGCCTGACATTGATGAACCGAATTCACTGCTCGTGCGTAAGGCGATTCCAGAATTTCTATTAAGAGTGCTGCAAATTGCTTTGATAGGTGCGGCGATTTATCTCTATTTTGCCGGAATCGTGGAACGTCCTTGGAACATTGTGCTGGCATTGCTAGTCGGAAGTGTATCTTTCCTGCCTAGTCGAAAGCTACGCCATTTGGTCATGATCTTGATCGCCATAGCGCTCTTTGCCTTCGGGGAAGCCTATGATCCATGGAATTACATTGCAGCTTGCGTGCTTGTGGTCTCATCGATTGTTCCGCATCGTGGACTGACACATACCTTGTATGGAGTTGCGGGCTGGAGCGCCTTATTGTATTTTGCCTCAGCGGGTATAAATGACGGTGGCAGTCTATGGATAGCTGGGGGCATGTCGTATGCGCTTCACCTACTAGCTGACTCTCTTACCCAACGGGGAATTACACCCCTGCCGCCAATACCCTTTAAGCTGCGTCTAAAGCTAATGAGCACAGGTACGAAAAAAGGTGGAGCCGTAGAGAACATCTGCATTATGCTGACTCTAGCGTTCGTTGTCTATGTTTTTATACTTTCTCCTTAA
- a CDS encoding lipoate--protein ligase has product MIFIDNTGITDASINLAIEEYALKHLPMDESYLLFYINSPSIIIGKHQNTIEEINQEYVKENDIKVVRRLSGGGAVYHDLGNLNFSFITKDDGQSFHNFLKFTQPVIDYLQSMGVNAELSGRNDLQVGEQKISGNAQFSTRGRMFSHGTLMFDLNLDNVQASLKVNPEKFKSKSTKSVRSRVANIKELLGTDMTIEEFRSGLLRSIFGMEPSEVPQYKLQEADWDKIHEISKEHYQNWDWNYGLSPKSNVKHTRKFPAGIIDIRMDIEDSLIKDIKIYGDFFGVGDVVDVENALRGKRYNEAEVREALADLDLKHYFGRIEPEDFIGLVFLEE; this is encoded by the coding sequence ATGATTTTTATTGATAACACAGGGATTACTGACGCTTCCATCAATTTGGCGATTGAGGAATATGCGCTGAAACACTTGCCGATGGACGAGAGTTACCTGCTTTTTTATATTAACAGCCCATCTATCATCATCGGTAAACACCAAAATACGATTGAAGAAATCAATCAGGAATATGTTAAAGAGAATGATATTAAGGTTGTACGTCGTCTGTCCGGCGGTGGAGCGGTCTATCACGATCTCGGAAATTTGAACTTCAGCTTCATTACTAAGGACGACGGCCAATCCTTCCATAACTTCTTGAAATTCACCCAGCCGGTGATCGACTACTTGCAAAGCATGGGTGTTAACGCTGAGCTTAGCGGACGGAATGATCTTCAAGTCGGTGAACAAAAAATTTCTGGCAACGCTCAATTCTCCACACGTGGACGCATGTTCAGCCATGGCACACTGATGTTTGATCTCAATTTGGACAATGTACAAGCCTCACTGAAAGTAAATCCAGAAAAATTTAAATCCAAAAGCACAAAATCCGTACGTAGTCGCGTAGCGAACATCAAGGAACTGCTAGGTACAGACATGACCATTGAAGAGTTCCGCTCCGGCCTGTTGCGTTCGATCTTTGGCATGGAGCCATCCGAGGTCCCTCAGTACAAGCTTCAAGAAGCAGACTGGGACAAAATCCACGAAATCTCCAAAGAGCACTACCAGAACTGGGACTGGAACTACGGCCTGTCACCAAAAAGCAATGTCAAACACACACGCAAATTCCCTGCTGGAATTATTGATATTCGCATGGATATTGAGGATTCCCTCATTAAGGACATCAAAATCTATGGTGACTTCTTTGGGGTTGGTGATGTAGTAGATGTCGAAAATGCACTTCGTGGCAAACGTTATAATGAGGCAGAGGTTAGAGAAGCATTAGCTGATCTGGATTTGAAGCATTATTTCGGACGTATTGAACCGGAGGACTTTATCGGACTGGTGTTCTTAGAGGAATAA
- a CDS encoding TetR/AcrR family transcriptional regulator yields MCPRTKEQNELIRLQRIEQILDVAARSYFRTGGSFDIRDVAREAGLGYGTVYHYYPNRHLLIEDVLESGFERCEQVIAEWANISGSPPDDWQLLKYCKALLRLWQSDARTYLVYKMAAEHYAGLPEKDRYHAKRRFMERLYVPLQSIAQCEDDSVDHMLAVLVGCCGLHYYAGNSDLDVDRIARLALQAITKES; encoded by the coding sequence ATGTGCCCCCGTACCAAAGAACAAAATGAGCTCATACGCTTACAGCGTATAGAACAGATCCTGGACGTTGCCGCGCGCTCCTACTTTCGCACGGGCGGCAGCTTTGATATTCGCGACGTCGCCCGCGAGGCAGGGCTTGGTTACGGCACAGTATACCATTATTACCCCAACCGGCATTTATTAATAGAAGATGTGTTAGAAAGCGGCTTCGAGCGATGTGAGCAAGTGATCGCAGAATGGGCGAACATCAGCGGCAGCCCCCCGGATGACTGGCAGTTGTTGAAGTATTGTAAAGCGCTGCTCCGGCTGTGGCAGTCGGACGCCCGCACATATCTTGTCTACAAAATGGCGGCAGAACATTATGCAGGCTTGCCTGAAAAGGATCGATACCACGCCAAGAGACGGTTTATGGAACGGCTATACGTTCCACTTCAATCGATCGCCCAGTGCGAAGACGACAGCGTAGACCATATGCTTGCCGTGCTGGTTGGTTGCTGTGGGCTGCACTACTATGCGGGCAATTCCGACCTGGACGTCGATCGAATCGCCCGACTCGCTTTGCAAGCTATTACGAAGGAGTCCTGA
- the map gene encoding type I methionyl aminopeptidase, with translation MVILKSKHEIEAIRKACQVVAECHRTIAPLIKPGITTNEIERIFEDIMLKHGAKPYQKGYRGYQYATCASANDVIAHGFPSNKPLEEGDIVTIDTVAELDGWLGDSAWSYAVGQISPTAEKLMRVTKECLDLGIEQAQPGNRLGDVTSAIQRHAEAHGFGVVRDLLAHGIGRDLHEEPTYMHVGKPGKGPRIKEGMVFTIEPMITEGSYFMTIDPDGWTARTMDNKFAAQYEHTIAITAEGPQILTAQ, from the coding sequence ATGGTCATATTAAAAAGCAAGCATGAAATTGAGGCTATCCGCAAGGCATGCCAAGTGGTGGCTGAATGTCATCGTACAATCGCCCCGCTTATCAAACCGGGCATTACCACCAACGAGATTGAGCGCATATTCGAGGACATTATGTTGAAGCACGGCGCAAAGCCATACCAGAAAGGTTATAGGGGCTATCAATATGCGACCTGTGCCTCCGCCAACGATGTGATCGCACATGGCTTCCCTAGCAATAAGCCACTTGAGGAAGGCGATATCGTGACGATCGACACGGTCGCTGAGCTCGATGGCTGGCTCGGAGATTCGGCCTGGAGTTATGCGGTCGGGCAGATCTCGCCAACGGCCGAGAAGTTGATGCGTGTCACGAAGGAATGTCTTGACCTGGGCATCGAGCAAGCTCAGCCCGGCAATCGACTCGGTGACGTGACGAGCGCGATTCAGCGGCATGCGGAAGCACACGGTTTCGGCGTCGTGCGCGACCTTCTCGCTCATGGCATCGGCCGTGACCTGCACGAGGAGCCGACTTATATGCATGTCGGCAAGCCTGGAAAAGGCCCCCGTATCAAGGAAGGTATGGTGTTCACGATTGAGCCCATGATCACTGAAGGTAGCTACTTCATGACAATCGATCCGGACGGCTGGACCGCACGGACGATGGACAACAAGTTCGCCGCCCAATACGAGCATACGATCGCCATCACGGCTGAAGGTCCACAAATTTTGACCGCGCAATAG
- a CDS encoding threonine-phosphate decarboxylase, protein MLEKYGHGGDLLTAAELYEEAGGTFLDFSANINPIGPPPAVLELLRTALSTVVAYPDPGHRRFKSLLAEDLGIHSSWLTVGNGAAESMALLLLAIAPQKVGIVEPCFSEYRQLSVQFGAEVLSVQGTREQHFRAGVKEIAGLMEKVELLFIGQPNNPNGVQYAVDELRWLAQKAESYGTYLAVDEAFIDFIPEVERNTLLPDLDQFPHTILVRSMTKFYAIPGLRLGFAISHPELAKAMTGKQVTWSVNGLALLAGEACLECGHEYGRRTRELIATERELLRQGLMQIGCDVPPGEANFLLCGLPSPWSAAELQNRLGRVGILVRSCAMYPGLGGEHIRVAVKGHEDNVRLLKRMKEILMDN, encoded by the coding sequence ATGCTTGAAAAATACGGCCATGGCGGTGATTTGCTAACGGCTGCAGAACTTTATGAGGAGGCTGGAGGCACATTTCTTGATTTCAGTGCAAACATCAATCCTATCGGGCCTCCGCCAGCCGTTCTAGAGCTACTTAGAACAGCATTGTCTACGGTGGTTGCCTACCCTGACCCTGGACATCGACGCTTCAAAAGTCTGCTAGCAGAGGACCTTGGTATACATAGTAGTTGGTTGACAGTAGGCAACGGAGCCGCAGAATCTATGGCATTATTGCTGCTTGCGATAGCTCCGCAAAAGGTTGGCATTGTAGAACCTTGTTTCTCTGAGTACCGGCAGCTATCTGTGCAATTTGGCGCAGAAGTATTATCTGTACAGGGGACAAGGGAACAGCACTTTCGAGCTGGAGTGAAAGAGATTGCCGGGCTGATGGAGAAGGTTGAGCTGCTGTTCATCGGACAACCGAACAATCCAAATGGTGTTCAGTATGCTGTGGATGAGCTGCGCTGGTTAGCGCAGAAGGCTGAAAGCTACGGGACGTATTTGGCTGTGGATGAAGCTTTTATTGATTTTATTCCTGAAGTAGAACGGAATACGCTTTTGCCAGATCTGGATCAGTTTCCGCATACGATTTTGGTGCGGTCGATGACGAAATTTTATGCGATTCCCGGACTGCGTCTCGGGTTTGCCATTTCGCATCCGGAGCTGGCAAAGGCGATGACCGGAAAGCAGGTTACCTGGAGTGTGAATGGTTTGGCGCTGCTGGCGGGCGAGGCCTGCCTTGAGTGTGGGCACGAGTATGGACGTCGTACACGCGAGCTGATCGCCACGGAACGGGAGCTGCTGCGGCAAGGCCTTATGCAGATAGGCTGTGATGTGCCGCCAGGCGAAGCCAACTTTCTGCTCTGTGGTCTGCCTTCGCCGTGGAGTGCAGCTGAGCTGCAGAATCGTCTTGGGCGCGTGGGTATACTGGTGCGCAGCTGCGCGATGTACCCCGGTCTAGGAGGCGAGCATATCCGAGTAGCCGTTAAGGGACATGAGGATAATGTCCGGCTGCTGAAGCGGATGAAGGAAATTCTGATGGATAATTGA
- a CDS encoding adenosylcobinamide amidohydrolase — protein sequence MDKSNELWKEQDRDMVQVKIPFNLAGGVKEYHSAIWPGLTLQWKGNHLLLELPAEADGLSSAFYGGGMNRLERAVNLYVDRNYECSDPVQDMENKLREWGYSLSGCAGLMTAVPLEHAAVAEEDTGSAGIFVCVTAAAGNAARAGVERNVLAVYRPGTINIMLGIDGCLTPAAMVNVVQTAVEAKAAALADLGITDPENGLIATGTTTDAIVLAVSQSGRYSAEHVYAGTATDLGGAIGRLVYSAVTGSLLSVQTRKDSE from the coding sequence ATGGATAAAAGTAATGAGCTGTGGAAGGAGCAGGATCGAGATATGGTGCAAGTGAAGATTCCATTTAACCTAGCAGGAGGTGTTAAAGAGTACCATTCGGCTATCTGGCCAGGGCTTACTTTACAGTGGAAGGGAAACCATCTGCTACTAGAGCTGCCTGCTGAAGCAGATGGTTTATCGAGTGCGTTCTATGGTGGAGGAATGAATCGGCTAGAGCGGGCTGTTAATTTATATGTTGACCGTAATTATGAATGTAGTGATCCTGTTCAGGATATGGAGAATAAGCTCCGCGAGTGGGGTTATTCATTATCTGGCTGTGCCGGTCTGATGACGGCAGTACCGCTAGAGCATGCAGCGGTAGCTGAGGAAGACACAGGCTCAGCGGGTATTTTTGTCTGCGTTACTGCCGCCGCAGGAAATGCTGCGCGCGCGGGTGTGGAACGCAATGTGCTGGCTGTTTATCGACCGGGTACGATTAACATAATGTTAGGTATTGATGGCTGCCTGACACCGGCGGCCATGGTCAATGTTGTGCAGACAGCTGTCGAAGCCAAAGCTGCTGCTCTGGCCGATCTCGGGATTACTGATCCCGAGAATGGGCTGATCGCAACCGGAACAACAACGGATGCCATCGTGCTCGCTGTGAGCCAAAGCGGGCGATACAGCGCAGAGCATGTCTATGCCGGAACCGCTACCGACCTTGGTGGCGCAATCGGACGTCTTGTATACAGCGCAGTGACGGGCAGCTTGCTGTCGGTGCAGACAAGGAAGGACAGCGAATGA
- the cbiB gene encoding adenosylcobinamide-phosphate synthase CbiB encodes MTITLVLLAAYVIDRIVGDPRSLPHPVIGMGKAITALERVIRLIWSSPQSLRRAGVLLPLCVAGGAWALTAILLWLLSFISPWLVWLAEAWLISTTIASKGLKDAGMAVYVELRKGDIPAARKALGMIVGRDTTSLDSPEIVRGTVETVAENIVDAIISPLFYALIGGAPLAMAYRAVNTLDSMVGYKNDKYQDLGWASARLDDVANFIPARITALLLALCAWLLRLDWRSCLQMVKRDARLHPSPNSGYPESAVAGALGIRLGGENVYHGVASFRAYMGDPLRPMVPDDIIQTSRMMMLCSSIFVAICAALAWIWIGG; translated from the coding sequence GTGACAATCACTTTGGTACTGCTTGCGGCTTATGTGATTGACCGGATCGTAGGGGATCCGCGTAGCTTGCCCCATCCCGTAATCGGTATGGGCAAAGCAATCACGGCTCTGGAGCGGGTGATTCGCCTTATATGGTCCAGCCCGCAAAGCCTGCGGAGAGCGGGAGTATTGCTTCCGCTGTGTGTGGCGGGCGGTGCTTGGGCACTGACAGCCATCCTATTATGGCTGCTGTCGTTTATCTCACCTTGGCTCGTCTGGTTAGCCGAGGCTTGGTTGATTTCGACGACGATTGCCTCTAAGGGACTGAAGGATGCAGGGATGGCGGTGTACGTGGAACTCCGTAAAGGCGATATTCCTGCTGCTCGCAAGGCACTGGGAATGATCGTGGGGCGTGATACGACTTCGCTAGATTCCCCGGAAATTGTGCGTGGCACGGTAGAGACTGTAGCAGAGAATATCGTCGATGCGATTATTTCTCCATTGTTCTATGCGCTAATCGGTGGCGCGCCGCTTGCTATGGCTTATCGAGCAGTAAACACACTCGATTCCATGGTGGGATATAAGAATGATAAATACCAAGATCTCGGCTGGGCATCCGCTCGGCTCGATGATGTCGCCAACTTCATTCCAGCACGGATTACGGCATTGCTCTTGGCACTGTGTGCATGGCTGCTTCGTCTGGATTGGCGCAGCTGTCTGCAAATGGTGAAGCGGGACGCGCGCCTCCATCCAAGCCCTAACAGCGGTTATCCGGAATCCGCTGTTGCAGGCGCACTTGGTATCCGTCTCGGAGGAGAGAATGTATATCACGGTGTCGCTTCTTTCCGAGCCTATATGGGAGATCCGTTACGACCGATGGTGCCGGACGATATTATTCAGACCTCACGGATGATGATGCTCTGCTCTTCAATATTCGTTGCTATCTGCGCAGCCCTAGCGTGGATATGGATTGGAGGCTGA
- a CDS encoding histidine phosphatase family protein, whose translation MAFPCIELELVLIRHGQTQWNAEHRYSGHTDLPLLTDAVEQLSQLKQQLDWLTERRSELSNGFWRVFCSDLLRCRETLAYISPSLEKVTVYDQRLREMNFGSFEGCTYEELKDNSLYRSWIDNPSTVTPPDGETWTQFNGRLCSFLLDLGRAAEDTFVQAATRENKDEIITNRVLVVTHGGVIRNILAQVVPEVTFYSAVAPTPGTAMVLKLFWQNGQWSADISIDR comes from the coding sequence ATGGCGTTTCCTTGTATAGAGCTAGAATTAGTACTTATTCGCCACGGGCAAACTCAGTGGAATGCTGAGCATCGTTACTCAGGACATACGGATCTCCCATTGCTTACTGATGCAGTAGAGCAGCTATCTCAGCTTAAGCAGCAGCTTGATTGGCTGACTGAACGGCGGTCTGAATTATCAAATGGTTTCTGGCGAGTGTTTTGCAGCGATTTGCTTAGATGTCGAGAGACCTTAGCTTACATTTCACCTTCGCTAGAGAAGGTAACTGTTTACGATCAGCGTCTGCGTGAAATGAATTTTGGGTCCTTTGAAGGCTGTACGTATGAAGAGTTGAAGGATAACTCACTCTATAGAAGCTGGATTGATAATCCTTCCACGGTTACACCACCAGATGGAGAAACGTGGACACAGTTCAATGGACGTCTATGTAGCTTCCTATTAGATTTGGGACGAGCGGCTGAGGATACATTTGTGCAGGCTGCAACTAGGGAGAACAAGGATGAGATAATAACAAACAGGGTATTGGTAGTGACGCATGGTGGTGTAATCCGGAATATCCTTGCACAAGTAGTTCCAGAGGTCACATTCTACAGCGCAGTTGCACCTACTCCGGGAACAGCAATGGTACTCAAATTATTTTGGCAGAACGGGCAATGGTCGGCAGATATTTCGATAGATCGATGA
- the catA gene encoding type A chloramphenicol O-acetyltransferase has translation MIFNPIVIDNWSRKPYFEHYLNNVKCTYSMTINIDITLLLSELRNMRIKLYPAIIHMITTVVNRHSEYRTCFDSEGRLGYWDSLSPSFTIFHDDDKTFSSIWTLYGEEFNVFYSRYLDDMKMYGNVKQLFAKANEPPNTLPISSIPWVSFTSFNLNVYNEGNYLLPIFTMGKYFQHDEKILLPLSGQFHHAVCDGYHASLLYNELQSRADTCKEWLPAK, from the coding sequence ATGATTTTTAACCCGATTGTCATTGATAACTGGAGTAGAAAACCCTATTTCGAACACTATTTAAACAATGTCAAATGCACCTATAGCATGACCATAAATATTGACATTACCCTTCTACTGTCAGAGCTTAGGAATATGAGAATTAAACTGTACCCAGCAATAATCCACATGATAACTACGGTTGTAAACCGCCACAGTGAATATCGCACATGTTTTGATTCCGAAGGCAGATTAGGTTATTGGGATAGCTTGTCGCCTAGTTTTACAATTTTCCATGATGATGATAAAACTTTTTCAAGCATTTGGACTTTATACGGTGAAGAATTTAATGTTTTCTACAGCCGTTATCTGGATGATATGAAAATGTACGGAAATGTTAAACAATTATTCGCTAAAGCAAACGAACCACCTAACACCCTCCCTATTTCTAGCATTCCGTGGGTCAGCTTCACATCCTTTAACCTGAACGTGTATAACGAGGGAAACTATTTACTACCCATATTTACTATGGGGAAATATTTTCAACATGACGAAAAAATACTGTTGCCATTATCAGGACAATTCCATCATGCCGTTTGCGACGGCTACCACGCCAGCTTGCTGTATAATGAACTGCAATCACGTGCAGACACGTGTAAGGAATGGTTGCCCGCCAAGTAA
- a CDS encoding PLP-dependent aminotransferase family protein, with protein sequence MFKDFKLIAGRPVYIQIKDYMKHLIIKGGLQGNQKLPSTRELSTLLKVSRNSVISAYAELEDDGFAYAVQGQGSYVAPTPPGSETIVSWTMDWKTRINDHARLAEDLDIMKRGIRAEKGTISFTSIAPDESLFDLDNVKRSFMDRMSVEGNVLLNYGYAKGYKPLIDYLKQYMEHKGVEMKGKDILITNGFTEGFDIVLSALSKKNGSVICENPTHHTAIKNLKLNGFEITGIPMERDGIDLVELEKALQEQAFDCAYFVPSYHNPTGIVMSPEKRQRLMKLMNRYQIPVIEDGFNEELRYSGSHVAPLIAAAGSGNSVIYLGSFSKVLFPGLRVGWVLADQELIYSLESVKRARTIHTSTLDQSILYQYLLGGHLEKYLKKARAEYKRKYELTLQCCKEFIPYMALSGDGGLHLFVTFAEGFNTRTLLAACHEQGVIFTVGDIFFTDGKGQNTIRIGFSRVTDEDIRKGIEIIGRTARQLMG encoded by the coding sequence ATGTTTAAGGATTTTAAGCTCATAGCCGGACGGCCGGTGTATATACAAATTAAAGACTATATGAAGCACTTAATCATAAAAGGCGGTCTGCAAGGGAATCAAAAGCTGCCCTCCACAAGAGAGCTCAGCACACTGCTTAAGGTTAGCCGTAACTCAGTAATCTCTGCTTATGCAGAGCTTGAGGATGATGGATTTGCGTATGCCGTGCAGGGTCAGGGAAGTTATGTGGCACCTACACCTCCCGGCAGTGAAACGATTGTATCCTGGACGATGGACTGGAAGACGCGTATCAATGATCATGCGCGGCTGGCGGAGGATCTGGATATCATGAAGCGCGGCATACGAGCGGAGAAGGGGACGATCTCCTTCACGAGCATCGCGCCTGATGAGAGTCTTTTTGATCTAGATAATGTGAAACGCTCCTTTATGGATCGTATGTCGGTGGAAGGCAACGTCTTACTAAATTATGGATATGCCAAAGGGTATAAGCCTTTAATAGACTATTTGAAGCAGTACATGGAGCACAAAGGCGTTGAAATGAAAGGCAAGGATATATTGATCACCAATGGCTTTACAGAGGGATTCGATATTGTATTGTCTGCACTTAGCAAAAAGAATGGTTCGGTCATCTGTGAGAATCCAACGCATCATACGGCGATCAAAAATCTGAAGCTGAATGGCTTTGAGATCACCGGGATTCCTATGGAGCGTGATGGGATTGATCTGGTTGAGCTGGAGAAGGCATTGCAGGAGCAAGCTTTTGACTGTGCCTACTTTGTCCCCTCTTATCATAATCCGACCGGCATTGTAATGTCTCCCGAGAAAAGACAGAGGCTAATGAAGCTGATGAACCGGTACCAAATACCAGTGATCGAGGATGGTTTTAACGAGGAGTTACGCTATTCGGGCTCACATGTGGCTCCACTTATCGCAGCAGCAGGGAGCGGCAACAGCGTGATCTATCTAGGTAGCTTCTCAAAGGTATTATTTCCGGGACTACGCGTAGGCTGGGTGCTGGCAGATCAGGAGCTGATCTATTCTCTCGAAAGCGTCAAGCGCGCACGTACCATTCATACCTCGACGCTGGATCAATCCATTTTGTATCAGTACTTATTAGGTGGCCATTTAGAGAAGTATTTGAAAAAAGCCAGAGCGGAATATAAACGAAAATATGAATTAACCCTGCAATGCTGTAAGGAGTTTATTCCTTATATGGCGTTATCAGGGGATGGCGGATTGCATCTTTTTGTAACCTTCGCGGAGGGCTTTAATACAAGGACGCTGCTGGCAGCCTGTCATGAACAAGGGGTTATTTTTACAGTAGGAGATATATTCTTCACAGACGGTAAAGGTCAAAATACGATACGGATCGGTTTCTCCAGAGTGACGGATGAGGATATACGCAAGGGGATCGAGATTATTGGCAGAACAGCACGACAACTAATGGGATAA